The Aureispira anguillae genome contains a region encoding:
- a CDS encoding DUF3592 domain-containing protein — translation MQGIGNTVRECLFNWKQHKLEIALLLIGLFLMITGAQHYVTTQRFLSNGVKTVATVVDFVKESTAYNDGDCHLMLSYDAYRTTVVAAYDSYCVMGKKIEVVYNPNAPQEVTINDTSALFIGGMLLLIGFLCVFMMVVVYRSKDNMIKKEA, via the coding sequence ATGCAAGGCATTGGAAATACAGTTAGAGAATGTCTGTTCAATTGGAAACAACACAAATTAGAAATAGCATTGTTGTTAATCGGACTGTTTTTGATGATAACAGGAGCTCAGCACTATGTGACGACACAACGTTTTTTAAGCAATGGGGTAAAAACAGTGGCAACAGTGGTTGACTTTGTAAAAGAATCAACGGCATACAATGATGGAGATTGCCATTTGATGTTGAGTTATGATGCGTATAGAACGACAGTTGTTGCTGCTTACGATTCTTACTGTGTAATGGGCAAAAAAATAGAGGTGGTGTATAATCCCAATGCTCCCCAAGAAGTAACAATTAATGACACTTCGGCTCTATTTATTGGCGGCATGCTTTTACTAATCGGTTTTTTATGTGTTTTTATGATGGTTGTGGTATACCGAAGCAAAGACAATATGATAAAAAAAGAAGCTTAG
- the lnt gene encoding apolipoprotein N-acyltransferase: protein MKKERQARLIIGVVCLLIAAYLGYDLMNLYHQKQLWGQRVLWFWLFLWGGILALFGGMRTPLPQANQLLLASCASGVLLAGGFMPMPTFFLMFVGFVPLLWVEHIITEAKVKHSKWTVFKFAFNSFLIWNLLSTWWIQNSSFIAGMLGNTLNAIFMCIPFVFYHVTKKNMGQRAANLGFVSYWMTFEIGHMTWDISWPWLTLGNSFAHLPSLVQWYEFTGVFGGSLWILVLNIWLANILFSYLKKEDNFSWGTALIRPLIVVLLPLIISLGIYYNYEVTTAKSVEVLSVQPNYEPHYEKFNIPQEEQLKQFIKLTEEGVTNKTAYVLFPETSFRRLEANKLEASPIIQKLKAFNAKYDHLNIITGLSAYIYYKKGEKHPPHVYTYCGGKQNSCEYFDSHNAAIQLNTESQSIPYYKKSKLVPGAESMPYIGNISFFKSLILDLGGAPGLSLGTQDQRAVFSSKYGKVGPLICYESIYGDYVTDYVKEGAEALFVITNDGWWDNSIGHRQHLYLSSLRAIENRRYVVRSANTGISCFINSRGDVYRASNYDEPIAIRDDIYLNDKTTFYTRYGDLIGRVSILVSIWLLVSMLSNGLRGKEQ, encoded by the coding sequence ATGAAAAAAGAAAGACAAGCAAGGTTAATAATAGGAGTTGTCTGCTTATTAATTGCTGCTTATTTGGGTTATGATTTAATGAATTTATACCACCAAAAACAGTTGTGGGGACAACGAGTATTGTGGTTTTGGTTGTTTTTGTGGGGAGGAATTTTAGCGTTGTTTGGAGGTATGAGAACTCCGTTGCCTCAGGCGAACCAATTGTTATTGGCCAGTTGTGCCTCAGGTGTTTTACTGGCAGGAGGTTTTATGCCCATGCCTACTTTCTTTTTGATGTTTGTTGGTTTTGTTCCCTTGCTTTGGGTTGAGCATATTATAACGGAAGCCAAGGTGAAGCATTCCAAATGGACGGTGTTTAAATTTGCCTTTAATAGTTTTCTAATTTGGAACTTATTAAGCACTTGGTGGATTCAAAATAGTTCTTTTATTGCAGGGATGTTGGGCAATACGCTCAATGCTATTTTTATGTGCATTCCCTTCGTGTTCTATCACGTTACGAAAAAAAATATGGGGCAACGGGCCGCTAACTTAGGCTTTGTTAGTTATTGGATGACCTTTGAGATTGGGCACATGACTTGGGACATTTCTTGGCCTTGGTTGACCTTGGGAAATAGTTTTGCCCATCTACCTTCTTTGGTTCAATGGTATGAATTTACAGGTGTTTTTGGTGGCTCTTTATGGATTTTAGTCCTTAATATTTGGCTGGCAAATATTTTGTTTTCTTACCTAAAAAAAGAAGACAATTTTTCATGGGGGACTGCTCTAATTCGCCCGCTTATTGTTGTATTATTGCCCCTTATTATTTCTTTGGGAATCTATTACAATTATGAGGTAACAACTGCCAAATCTGTTGAAGTGCTTAGTGTGCAGCCTAATTATGAACCACATTACGAAAAATTTAACATTCCACAAGAAGAACAACTGAAACAGTTTATTAAGCTAACAGAGGAAGGAGTGACGAATAAAACCGCCTATGTATTATTCCCTGAAACTTCTTTCAGAAGGCTTGAGGCAAACAAACTAGAGGCTTCTCCCATCATCCAAAAACTAAAAGCATTTAATGCTAAATACGATCATTTAAATATTATAACAGGTCTAAGCGCTTATATTTACTACAAAAAGGGAGAGAAGCACCCACCTCATGTTTATACTTATTGTGGTGGTAAACAGAATTCTTGTGAATATTTCGATTCCCACAACGCAGCGATTCAGTTGAATACAGAAAGCCAATCTATTCCTTATTACAAAAAATCAAAATTAGTACCTGGAGCAGAGAGTATGCCTTATATTGGGAATATTTCCTTTTTTAAGAGCCTTATCTTAGATTTGGGAGGCGCACCTGGGCTAAGTTTAGGAACCCAAGATCAGCGAGCTGTATTTTCCTCTAAATATGGCAAAGTAGGACCTTTGATTTGTTATGAATCAATTTATGGCGATTATGTAACGGATTATGTAAAAGAAGGAGCAGAAGCCTTATTTGTCATTACCAATGATGGTTGGTGGGACAATAGCATAGGACATCGACAACACTTATACTTATCTTCTTTGCGGGCCATAGAAAATAGGCGTTATGTGGTTCGTTCTGCCAATACAGGAATCTCTTGTTTTATCAATAGTAGAGGCGATGTTTATCGTGCTTCTAACTATGATGAGCCTATTGCTATTCGAGATGATATTTACCTCAATGACAAAACCACTTTTTATACACGTTATGGTGACTTGATAGGACGAGTTTCTATTTTGGTTTCAATTTGGTTGTTGGTTTCTATGTTGTCAAATGGTTTGAGAGGCAAAGAACAATAA
- a CDS encoding FecCD family ABC transporter permease, translated as MSTTLKIGFLFFVLLLFFWLNLIWGSVEIPLHRILDVLLGNSSQKSDVTIVWDFRMPKILAALISGASLGVSGLLMQTFFRNPIAGPFVLGISSGASLGVALFILATGWLSSFALFANLGTSNWMLIIMAMLGAGLVLFLLMLVSWRISDINTLLILGLMFGSATSAIVSLLQYFSSQQALQQFVLWSMGSLTGVTWEELKLLLPICMAVLGLTFGLTKSLDALLLGEQYALSMGVHVRQAQQKIILVTAILAGGITAFCGPIAFVGIAVPHLARMLFQTHQHLTLLIGTILLGMITLLFCQFIAQLPGSDQMLPINVVTSFLGAPMVIYIVLSKQTV; from the coding sequence GTGTCTACAACGTTAAAAATAGGTTTTCTTTTTTTTGTTTTGCTGCTGTTTTTTTGGCTAAACCTAATTTGGGGATCTGTAGAGATTCCACTCCATCGAATTTTGGATGTTTTGCTGGGCAATTCTTCGCAGAAGAGTGATGTTACAATCGTGTGGGATTTTAGAATGCCAAAAATTTTGGCTGCTTTGATTAGTGGTGCAAGTTTAGGCGTCAGTGGCTTGCTGATGCAAACTTTTTTTAGAAATCCTATTGCTGGACCGTTTGTGTTAGGAATTAGTTCTGGTGCATCGCTAGGAGTAGCTTTGTTCATTTTGGCAACAGGTTGGTTAAGTTCCTTTGCTTTGTTTGCGAATTTAGGGACTAGCAATTGGATGCTTATTATAATGGCAATGTTGGGCGCAGGCTTGGTGCTTTTTTTGTTGATGTTGGTCTCTTGGCGAATTTCAGACATTAATACCTTACTTATTTTAGGTTTAATGTTTGGGAGTGCTACTAGCGCTATTGTTTCCTTATTGCAATACTTTAGTAGTCAACAGGCTTTGCAGCAATTTGTTCTTTGGTCAATGGGGAGCTTAACAGGAGTAACTTGGGAAGAATTAAAGCTATTGCTGCCAATTTGCATGGCTGTATTGGGGTTGACTTTTGGTTTGACAAAGTCCTTGGATGCCCTTTTGCTAGGAGAGCAGTATGCTTTGAGCATGGGCGTTCATGTAAGACAAGCGCAGCAAAAAATCATTTTAGTTACCGCAATTTTGGCAGGAGGAATAACCGCCTTTTGTGGCCCCATAGCCTTTGTTGGTATTGCAGTGCCTCATTTGGCTAGAATGCTTTTTCAAACCCATCAGCATTTGACCTTATTAATCGGAACAATTTTGCTGGGAATGATAACTTTGTTATTTTGCCAATTCATTGCACAATTACCAGGAAGTGATCAGATGCTACCAATAAATGTTGTCACTTCCTTTTTGGGAGCGCCAATGGTTATTTATATTGTATTATCCAAACAAACAGTATAA
- a CDS encoding ABC transporter substrate-binding protein → MPIYFFAFCLFFLISCTNSTPELPPVSDNQLDKKAVLLSHATNFEIEKEGKHTILTIKSAWKNSKEQFQYLLYPKNEAAPTTHPNALKIPVPVERIICSSTVDIAYLDFLEAGDKIVAVANGGYIYNPLIRKKIEDKTIVEIGGTNTIDYEKALTTNADIALVYSIGDQEMYKKFKEMDIPPVMLSDFMETTPLGRAEWALFVAYLLGKEELAQSKFEKIAQQYQTLKEKAAGCAKQPTVLTGAVYKGTWYVAGGKSLMATFIKDAGAKYLWEQDQTVSGVPLDFEAVYAKALEVDYWINMSHISTKEALGKAEQKYQDFKAFQEGRLYNYYKRASDNGGSDIFESAIVQPHRVLKDMIHIFHDEVVSADSLFYYKQL, encoded by the coding sequence ATGCCAATTTACTTTTTTGCTTTTTGCCTGTTTTTTTTAATAAGCTGTACCAATTCTACTCCTGAGTTGCCACCTGTGTCTGATAATCAGTTGGATAAAAAAGCAGTTTTGTTGAGCCATGCTACTAATTTTGAAATAGAAAAAGAGGGGAAGCATACAATTTTAACGATAAAGTCTGCTTGGAAAAACTCAAAAGAACAATTTCAATACCTGCTTTATCCCAAAAATGAGGCAGCGCCAACGACCCATCCTAATGCCTTAAAAATTCCAGTTCCTGTAGAGCGAATAATTTGCAGCAGTACGGTCGATATAGCTTATTTGGACTTTTTGGAAGCTGGTGATAAAATTGTTGCTGTGGCAAATGGGGGGTATATTTATAACCCATTGATTCGAAAAAAAATAGAGGACAAAACAATTGTAGAAATAGGAGGGACGAATACAATTGACTATGAAAAAGCACTGACAACAAATGCCGATATCGCTTTGGTCTATAGCATCGGAGATCAAGAAATGTACAAAAAGTTTAAAGAGATGGATATTCCCCCTGTAATGCTATCCGATTTTATGGAAACAACGCCTTTGGGACGAGCAGAATGGGCTTTGTTTGTCGCCTACCTTTTGGGCAAAGAAGAACTCGCTCAATCTAAATTTGAAAAGATTGCCCAGCAATATCAAACCCTCAAAGAAAAGGCAGCAGGATGCGCCAAACAACCAACTGTTTTGACAGGGGCTGTATACAAAGGAACTTGGTACGTTGCAGGAGGAAAGAGCCTAATGGCTACTTTTATTAAAGATGCTGGGGCAAAATACCTATGGGAACAAGACCAAACGGTTAGCGGAGTTCCATTAGATTTTGAAGCAGTTTATGCCAAAGCTTTGGAGGTTGATTATTGGATCAATATGTCTCATATATCGACTAAGGAAGCCTTAGGGAAAGCAGAACAAAAGTATCAAGATTTTAAGGCTTTTCAAGAAGGGAGGCTCTATAATTATTATAAACGAGCGAGCGATAATGGCGGCTCAGATATTTTTGAATCAGCGATTGTTCAACCCCATCGGGTTCTAAAAGACATGATCCATATTTTTCATGATGAAGTGGTATCTGCCGATAGCTTATTTTATTACAAACAGCTTTAA
- a CDS encoding tail fiber domain-containing protein gives MICPDKKPTIISSKFTQKHLFIGLNFLFFSTLSYSQNVGIGTASPTEKLHVVGNARITALSNPGTIGDRMVTVDANGVLGTQALPATVTAGNGLISTITAPPFTLELDVVAENGLTTNPDNIRLGGSLLEDTRITHDIYNLIHELNSSGDFHIATGGSNRFSVLDNGRTTVGSTANAGRFNVTGDSYFSDDLFLRDGAVDNGDILVRIYDSSDDGIIDIYENNAYNIRLHGNGPSIFNEQGINTNDFRIETSGQANMFFIDAGTNRIGIRTNTPASMLEMSNGGVAVGANAMADYENAGADGVALSGHNQGATNPYNAVEGISNYGGTAFITAGVFGLAINASQTHRAIGVRGAANGRDGVGVRGSRQNTGGTVGWGGIFYNDLGYTGFFGAASDEKAKKNIQPIQKALTIVHQLNPVTYYFDLETYPNMGLNTEMEYGFIAQEVQAILPEIVRKKNLSTDACQKINNQQATKENHESFVVMDYTRIIPILTKAIKEQQSIIDNQNQRILKLEAITKQIQHSQTK, from the coding sequence ATGATTTGTCCTGACAAAAAACCAACTATTATAAGCTCTAAATTTACACAGAAACATTTATTCATAGGGCTTAACTTTTTATTCTTTTCTACCCTCTCTTATTCCCAAAATGTAGGTATTGGTACAGCAAGTCCAACAGAAAAACTCCATGTTGTTGGAAATGCTCGTATTACGGCTTTATCTAATCCTGGTACAATTGGTGATCGAATGGTAACAGTAGATGCCAATGGAGTACTGGGAACACAAGCACTCCCTGCTACAGTAACTGCTGGCAACGGTCTAATAAGCACCATTACGGCTCCTCCATTTACACTAGAATTAGATGTTGTTGCAGAAAATGGACTGACCACTAATCCAGATAATATTCGTCTTGGAGGTTCTTTGCTAGAAGACACTAGAATTACGCATGACATTTATAATTTAATACACGAATTAAACAGTTCTGGAGATTTTCATATTGCTACTGGCGGTAGCAATAGGTTTTCGGTCTTGGACAATGGGCGTACTACCGTAGGAAGTACCGCCAATGCAGGGCGCTTTAATGTAACAGGCGATTCCTATTTTTCAGACGATCTATTCCTAAGAGATGGAGCTGTTGACAATGGAGATATTTTGGTTAGAATTTATGATTCTTCTGATGACGGAATTATTGATATTTATGAAAATAATGCCTACAACATTCGATTACATGGAAATGGTCCTAGTATTTTTAATGAGCAGGGAATCAACACCAATGACTTTAGAATAGAAACCTCAGGGCAAGCCAATATGTTTTTTATAGATGCTGGAACCAATAGAATTGGCATAAGAACCAACACCCCTGCAAGCATGCTAGAAATGAGCAATGGAGGAGTTGCTGTTGGGGCTAATGCTATGGCAGACTATGAAAATGCTGGAGCCGATGGTGTTGCACTTTCAGGGCATAATCAAGGAGCCACCAATCCATACAATGCGGTAGAAGGTATTAGCAATTATGGTGGTACCGCTTTTATTACAGCTGGCGTTTTTGGCTTAGCTATTAATGCGAGTCAAACGCATAGAGCGATAGGTGTTCGAGGAGCAGCCAATGGAAGGGATGGTGTTGGCGTTCGTGGTTCTAGGCAAAATACAGGTGGTACAGTAGGTTGGGGAGGCATTTTTTATAACGATTTAGGGTATACGGGCTTTTTTGGTGCTGCTTCTGACGAAAAAGCAAAGAAAAATATCCAACCCATACAAAAAGCCCTGACAATTGTTCATCAACTCAATCCTGTCACCTACTATTTTGATTTAGAAACCTATCCTAATATGGGCTTAAATACAGAAATGGAATATGGGTTCATTGCTCAAGAGGTCCAAGCTATCTTGCCTGAGATTGTACGCAAAAAAAACTTAAGTACTGATGCCTGTCAAAAAATTAACAACCAACAAGCAACAAAAGAAAACCATGAATCTTTTGTTGTTATGGACTATACCCGCATTATTCCAATTTTAACAAAGGCTATAAAAGAACAGCAAAGTATTATTGATAATCAAAATCAACGCATCCTAAAATTGGAAGCAATAACGAAGCAAATCCAACATAGCCAAACAAAATAA
- the tcmP gene encoding three-Cys-motif partner protein TcmP, which produces MAKSIYYPTPKNELEVRSNIVLKYFSKWSSSLITNIKTEQLEEKFAVVDLAAGWELEEHNDAIITKLLDWATSQPQLRNMLSTIINDRDEQQIATITKHLTTIHHIELLRFSPHIHFSEVDNKLQAAISSIKTLPTLVLANWGTYKGLSFEFLYNLVHQSKSDCLLLFDYKKMSSFIHKKNKQEELARLLGAKTSTELQQVLKKRCSALKKEELITKAFEKKLKSTMGKGLLNPLKFKFYDHKNKASHFLYFLTQNQEAYTLMREIFCSESQIIEDGIGNLAYNPNKGAQQKITSPTLFGSMFELEQELLKTYQSQTLQIIDIYENHHLGRSLIKKNYIDALLNLEKKNKITVTRKRRPRIGLNNPLHLGDKVFVSFNK; this is translated from the coding sequence ATGGCAAAATCAATATACTATCCAACCCCAAAAAACGAATTGGAAGTTCGTTCTAATATTGTTCTAAAATACTTTTCCAAATGGTCTAGTTCGTTAATTACCAATATAAAAACGGAGCAGTTGGAAGAAAAATTTGCTGTGGTAGATCTCGCTGCTGGATGGGAATTAGAAGAACATAATGATGCCATCATCACTAAACTTTTGGATTGGGCAACCTCTCAGCCTCAATTGAGAAATATGCTGTCCACTATTATTAATGACCGAGACGAACAGCAAATTGCAACGATTACCAAACACTTAACGACAATCCATCATATCGAGTTATTAAGATTTTCGCCTCACATTCATTTTTCGGAAGTGGACAACAAACTACAGGCAGCTATCTCCTCGATAAAAACATTACCAACTTTAGTCTTAGCCAATTGGGGTACCTATAAAGGATTAAGTTTTGAATTCCTTTACAACTTAGTCCACCAAAGTAAAAGTGATTGTTTACTCTTGTTTGATTATAAAAAGATGAGTAGTTTTATCCATAAAAAAAACAAACAAGAAGAGTTAGCTCGACTTTTGGGAGCCAAAACCAGTACTGAATTACAACAAGTATTAAAAAAACGATGTTCTGCCTTAAAAAAAGAAGAACTCATCACCAAGGCATTCGAAAAGAAGTTAAAAAGTACGATGGGCAAAGGGCTTCTCAATCCTTTAAAGTTCAAATTTTATGACCATAAAAATAAAGCAAGTCACTTTTTATATTTTCTAACCCAAAACCAAGAGGCTTACACCTTGATGAGAGAGATTTTCTGCTCAGAAAGCCAAATTATAGAAGATGGCATTGGCAACTTAGCCTATAACCCCAACAAAGGAGCTCAACAAAAAATAACAAGCCCAACGCTTTTTGGTTCTATGTTTGAATTGGAGCAAGAATTGCTAAAAACCTACCAATCTCAGACCTTGCAAATAATAGATATTTATGAAAATCATCATTTGGGGCGATCATTGATTAAAAAAAATTATATTGATGCATTGCTCAACCTAGAAAAAAAGAATAAGATTACCGTTACTCGCAAACGTCGTCCACGCATTGGTCTAAACAATCCGCTCCATCTCGGCGACAAAGTTTTTGTATCCTTTAATAAGTAA
- a CDS encoding lysophospholipid acyltransferase family protein — MGDSIFSNKRILAISFLVYIAFRLLVLLFRIMPFWLLYRLSDFTYLLLYKIIGYRKKVVRKNLKNAFPQKTAKELKTIEKKFYQHLFDILLEGIKGFSLSKETLLKRQKYLTPDLPQSIIDKGKSALIVGGHYGNWEWGGMSASFHVSTDVVVLFSPIKNPYIDRYIKASRGSYDTFFWASPQAPRAFKAYKDKKATFVLIADQSPSNPKRAHWLPFLNQDTAVLRGPASYAHNYNIPLLFIDIQRVKRGYYTMAVSVITEHPQDHSPQELSAMYMQKLEGLILKRPELWLWSHRRWKHSRSNESTVN, encoded by the coding sequence GTGGGTGATTCTATTTTTTCTAACAAAAGAATTTTAGCTATTTCTTTTCTCGTTTATATAGCCTTTCGTTTGCTTGTTTTGTTGTTTCGTATAATGCCTTTTTGGTTATTATACCGACTTTCTGATTTTACCTACTTATTGTTATATAAAATTATTGGGTATAGAAAAAAAGTCGTTCGCAAAAATCTCAAAAATGCGTTTCCTCAAAAAACAGCTAAAGAACTAAAAACAATAGAAAAGAAATTCTACCAGCACCTTTTTGATATTTTACTAGAAGGCATCAAAGGTTTTTCCTTATCTAAAGAAACCTTACTAAAACGACAAAAGTATCTCACTCCTGACTTGCCCCAAAGTATCATAGACAAAGGAAAATCTGCCTTGATTGTAGGCGGCCATTATGGCAATTGGGAATGGGGAGGCATGAGTGCTTCTTTTCATGTTAGCACCGATGTTGTTGTTCTCTTTTCCCCTATAAAAAACCCATACATTGACCGATACATCAAAGCTTCTCGTGGAAGTTATGATACGTTTTTCTGGGCTAGCCCACAGGCTCCTAGAGCGTTTAAGGCGTACAAAGACAAAAAAGCAACCTTTGTGCTAATTGCCGACCAGTCTCCAAGCAATCCAAAACGTGCACATTGGCTTCCCTTTTTAAATCAGGATACTGCTGTTTTGCGTGGTCCTGCCTCTTATGCTCACAATTATAACATTCCTTTATTGTTCATTGATATACAACGGGTAAAAAGAGGCTATTACACCATGGCCGTTTCAGTCATAACAGAACATCCGCAAGACCATAGCCCTCAAGAACTATCAGCCATGTATATGCAAAAACTAGAAGGGCTTATTCTTAAACGTCCCGAATTGTGGCTTTGGTCGCATCGACGTTGGAAACATAGCAGATCAAATGAATCAACAGTAAACTAA